The stretch of DNA AGAAGAAAACTCCCAGCTGCAAGAAAAGGGGATCACTGGGTTTATTGTTAGAGACCGGCTTGATAGCCAGAAGTTTGCCGATTCGTTCTCCAAGACTGGCAGGGTCATCCATGGCTGAATTtctcttgagcaaggcactgaacctcCAAATGCTCCACAGGCATCAAGGATGGTTGCCTGCAGCTATGGGTGGGTGTTCACAGCCTCTGGTGaactagtgtgtatgtgtatgtatgtgtgtgtgtgtgtgtgtgtgtgtgtgtgtgtttgtgtgttaaaaaaaaaaaaacgtttgcaagaggtgggttaaatgtgaaagaCACATTTTATTGTATGAATAATTGCACACCATTATCATTGCATATTAAAATAGAGttcaaaaacattatttaaaacgGCAAGCACAGAGCAGTGTTATTTAAACTCAGATGAGACACTATGAGCACCTGCTCCTAATACCGGGCTGGTTTTACCTGTAGATAAAGCCTAGTTATTTGCATTTTCTCTATAACTTTTATTAGTATATGTTTTTAGAATAATTGTGTACATCATGCAAATTTCAAGAAAGGACAAACCAAAATTCAAGCAATACATTTCCTTATGTACTCATGCCACTTTTATCCCCCTGGTAAACTGATGTGTTTTGATTGTTTTACAGATTAATCTAAGCACAAATCCTCTACAGTGGGTTTGAGCTGGTATAAAAGAGAGGCTGGAGGGAGGAGTTCAAGCGGCTAAATGCTGATCAATGGACGTTGGACAACATTTGAGTGGGCGGAGATATGTTTCATCTGCATATAACAGTCTATATAAGCCGTGAGCAGGGGAAAGCCCCTACAGTCGTTTTTTGAATAGCATTCGAAAGAACGTCTACAATGCCTGAGCCAGCTAAGCCAGCACCGAAGAAAGGGTCAAAGAAAGCCGTGACCAAGACGGCAGGTAAAGGCGGTAAGAAGCGTAAGCGCACCAGGAAGGAGAGCTATGCTATCTACGTGTACAAGGTGCTGAAGCAGGTCCACCCCGATACTGGTATCTCTTCCAAGGCTATGGGGATCATGAACTCGTTCGTCAACGATATTTTCGAGCGCATCGCTGGCGAGGCTTCCCGTTTGGCTCACTACAACAAGCGCTACACCATCACCTCCAGGGAGATCCAGACCGCCGTGCGCCTGCTTCTGCCCGGTGAACTGGCCAAGCACGCCGTGTCCGAGGGCACCAAGGCCGTCACCAAGTACACCAGCTCCAAGTAAGCGGTGATCAGACACGTCCAAACCCAACGGCTCTTTTAAAGGATTGAAAAACGAAAACTACATTTACTTCTTCTTGGGGGCAGCCTTTTTCGCTTTCGGCGCCTTGGGCTTCGCTGCTTTGGGTTTGACCGTCTTTGTCTTCTTGGGGCTCTTGGCTGCCTTCTTAGGGGCCGCGGGTTTCTTTGCCTTCTTGGGGGACTTGGCCACTTTCTTGGCGGCCACAGGCTTCTTCACCTTCTTCGGGGATTTCTTGGCGGCAGCAGGCTTCTTTGCCGCTACCTTCTTGGGCTTCTTGGCCGCGGCAGGTTTCTTGGCGACAGGCTTCTTAGCTTTAGGCGCC from Hoplias malabaricus isolate fHopMal1 chromosome 5, fHopMal1.hap1, whole genome shotgun sequence encodes:
- the LOC136696216 gene encoding histone H2B 1/2-like, whose product is MPEPAKPAPKKGSKKAVTKTAGKGGKKRKRTRKESYAIYVYKVLKQVHPDTGISSKAMGIMNSFVNDIFERIAGEASRLAHYNKRYTITSREIQTAVRLLLPGELAKHAVSEGTKAVTKYTSSK